In a single window of the Elaeis guineensis isolate ETL-2024a chromosome 8, EG11, whole genome shotgun sequence genome:
- the LOC105049714 gene encoding ACT domain-containing protein ACR4, with translation MMGCGSPPIEDDEYEKLVIGMNPPRVAVDHTSSKKATLVKVDSFNSHGSLLEVVQVLTDLKLTIERAYISSDGEWFMDVFHVVDQDGNKLSDVKVIDRIKQSLEARSFGFRSLQRSVGVQAAAKHTCIELIGRNRPGLLSEVFAVLTDLKCNIVAAEVWTHNSRMASVVYVTDEATGDPVDDPDQLTKIKRLLRYVLKGSRDKQSGRTAISMDVMHTERRLHQMMHADQECNTDEMGVEEESNASSAMNKPIVTVENCTEKGYTVVNVRSKDRPKLLFDTVCTLTDMHYVVFHATVIAEGPEAYQEYFIRHMDGNPVSSEEERQRLAHCLEAAIARRTMEGIRLELCCEDRVGLLSDVTRIFRENGLSVISAEVSTRGSQAVNVFYVMDASGNPVQRQTVEAVRSEIGQTILHVKDDIGLKSPPQDSGRFSFGNVFRSRSEKFLYNLGLIRSCP, from the exons ATGATGGGCTGCGGGTCTCCTCCGATAGAAGATGATGAGTATGAGAAGCTGGTGATTGGAATGAACCCACCAAG GGTCGCTGTGGATCACACTTCAAGCAAGAAAGCCACTTTGGTAAAG GTGGACAGTTTTAACAGCcatgggagtttgttagaagtgGTGCAGGTTTTGACTGATTTGAAGCTTACCATCGAAAGGGCTTACATTTCCTCTGATGGAGAGTGGTTTATGGATG TGTTCCATGTTGTAGACCAAGATGGAAATAAGCTTTCAGATGTCAAAGTCATCGATCGCATTAAACAG TCACTAGAAGCAAGATCATTCGGCTTTCGGTCTCTACAAAGGTCGGTAGGTGTCCAAGCTGCTGCAAAGCACACTTGTATCGAACTGATTGGCAGAAACCGGCCAGGGCTGCTCTCTGAGGTCTTTGCTGTCCTCACAGACCTCAAATGCAATATTGTCGCTGCAGAGGTCTGGACCCATAACTCAAGAATGGCATCAGTAGTTTACGTCACAGATGAAGCAACTGGAGATCCAGTGGATGACCCTGATCAGCTCACTAAGATCAAACGGCTTCTTCGCTATGTCCTGAAGGGAAGCAGAGATAAACAAAGTGGCAGAACAGCTATTTCTATGGATGTGATGCATACTGAGAGGAGGTTGCATCAAATGATGCATGCTGATCAAGAATGCAACACTGATGAAatgggtgtggaagaggagaGCAATGCAAGTAGTGCTATGAACAAGCCAATAGTTACAGTGGAGAATTGCACAGAGAAGGGGTACACAGTTGTGAATGTACGGAGCAAGGACCGCCCTAAGCTACTTTTCGACACTGTTTGTACTCTGACAGATATGCACTATGTTGTGTTCCATGCAACTGTCATAGCTGAAGGACCAGAAGCCTATCAG GAATATTTCATCAGACACATGGATGGGAATCCGGTTAGCTCAGAAGAAGAACGGCAGCGATTAGCCCATTGTTTGGAAGCTGCTATTGCAAGGAGGACCATGGAG GGCATAAGGCTTGAGCTCTGCTGTGAAGATAGGGTTGGCCTGTTATCAGATGTAACCCGTATATTTCGAGAAAATGGGCTTTCAGTCATCAGTGCAGAAGTTTCTACGAGGGGATCTCAGGCTGTGAATGTTTTCTATGTCATGGATGCATCAGGAAATCCAGTTCAGAGACAAACAGTTGAGGCTGTAAGAAGTGAGATTGGGCAAACAATTCTTCATGTCAAGGATGACATCGGCTTGAAATCTCCACCGCAGGATAGTGGAAGGTTCTCCTTTGGTAATGTCTTCAGGTCTAGATCAGAGAAGTTCCTCTATAACTTGGGCCTGATAAGATCTTGCCCTTGA